The following coding sequences lie in one Angustibacter luteus genomic window:
- a CDS encoding alpha/beta family hydrolase: MAAAARPPAPQVRDVETPVGPARVHVRRPVRAVGTLVLGHGAGGGFGAKDLTAAARAAVDDGWAVALVEQPWLVAGKRVAAPPPRLDEAWLPAVRELRSGRGALPGPLVVGGRSAGARVACRTATALAADAVLALAFPLHPPGKPERSRADELALVGGLPLLVVQGRRDPFGGPQDVEPVLPSSGRVVAVAGDHGLSGDLPAVVAAVRELLAQLTE, encoded by the coding sequence ATGGCGGCCGCGGCTCGCCCGCCCGCCCCGCAGGTGCGCGACGTCGAGACGCCGGTGGGTCCGGCCCGGGTGCACGTCCGGCGGCCGGTGCGCGCGGTCGGCACCCTCGTGCTCGGCCACGGCGCCGGCGGCGGGTTCGGCGCCAAGGACCTGACCGCGGCCGCCCGGGCCGCCGTGGACGACGGCTGGGCCGTCGCCCTGGTGGAGCAGCCGTGGCTGGTGGCCGGTAAGCGGGTCGCGGCCCCACCGCCGAGGTTGGATGAGGCCTGGCTGCCCGCGGTGCGCGAGCTGCGCTCCGGTCGAGGAGCGCTGCCTGGTCCGCTCGTGGTGGGGGGTCGGAGCGCGGGGGCTCGGGTGGCCTGCCGGACGGCCACCGCGCTGGCGGCGGACGCCGTGCTGGCCCTGGCCTTCCCGCTGCACCCGCCCGGCAAGCCTGAACGCAGCCGGGCGGACGAGCTCGCGCTGGTCGGGGGCCTACCGCTGCTCGTCGTGCAGGGCCGACGGGACCCGTTCGGCGGCCCGCAGGACGTCGAGCCCGTGCTGCCGTCGTCCGGTCGGGTCGTGGCCGTGGCCGGCGACCACGGACTGTCCGGCGACCTGCCGGCGGTCGTGGCCGCCGTCCGTGAGCTGCTCGCGCAGCTGACGGAATGA